Proteins encoded together in one Musa acuminata AAA Group cultivar baxijiao chromosome BXJ3-6, Cavendish_Baxijiao_AAA, whole genome shotgun sequence window:
- the LOC103987817 gene encoding cysteine protease XCP1 has product MKATLALLLCFSAVALVWCRLPSEYSIVGYEPGPNATERSYELFEQWCRAHGKVYMHPAEKARRFEYFLANLRYVFDRNSRRSSSSSSHGHAVGLNRFADLSNEEFKATYMSKIGRKREVGMSRGGDMEKTRESCDAPASLDWRKKGVVTAVKDQGYCGSCWAFSSTGAMEGINAITTGDLISLSEQELIDCDKTNAGCQGGYMDYAFEWVVKNKGIDTESNYPYTGQNEACNTIKEKMKAVTIDGYQDVTPNEDALLCAVLKQPISVGIVGSSLDFQLYAGGIYDGDCSSNPDDIDHAVLIVGYGSQGDVDYWIVKNSWGTTWGMQGYIYIRMNTGLPYGVCAINAMASYPTKQSTSPPPFPTPAVPPPPPPPPPPSPSPVVCGDMSYCSSGETCCCIYEYFGYCLLYGCCSYENAVCCTGTDYCCPQDYPICGVLGICLQSNGNVMGVAAKKLKLAKHKLPWTKFEEAASF; this is encoded by the exons ATGAAGGCCACTCTTGCTCTCCTCCTCTGCTTCTCAGCGGTAGCCCTCGTTTGGTGCCGTCTTCCCAGCGAATACTCCATCGTTGGGTACGAGCCTGGTCCTAATGCAACGGAACGCAGCTACGAGCTCTTCGAGCAGTGGTGCAGGGCGCATGGCAAGGTGTACATGCATCCAGCTGAGAAGGCTCGGAGGTTCGAGTACTTTCTCGCAAACCTCCGGTACGTCTTCGATAGGAACTCGAGGCGATCATCTTCGTCATCGAGCCACGGCCATGCAGTGGGTCTCAATAGGTTTGCTGATCTGAGCAACGAGGAGTTCAAGGCCACGTATATGAGCAAGATAGGTAGGAAAAGAGAGGTAGGAATGAGCAGGGGAGGGGACATGGAGAAGACACGGGAGAGCTGCGACGCACCTGCCTCGTTAGATTGGAGGAAGAAGGGAGTCGTGACGGCAGTTAAAGATCAAGGATATTGTG GCAGCTGCTGGGCATTTTCTTCAACAGGGGCAATGGAAGGGATAAATGCAATCACTACAGGAGACCTTATCAGCCTCTCTGAACAAGAACTGATTGACTGTGACAAAACAAATGCAGGCTGTCAGGGAGGTTATATGGATTATGCATTTGAGTGGGTCGTAAAAAATAAGGGAATAGACACCGAGTCAAATTATCCTTACACAGGCCAGAATGAAGCATGTAACACCATAAAG GAGAAAATGAAAGCGGTGACAATTGACGGATACCAAGATGTGACTCCAAATGAAGATGCTCTCCTCTGTGCTGTTCTTAAACAGCCTATCAGTGTGGGTATAGTTGGTTCATCACTGGATTTTCAACTATATGCAGGA GGAATATATGATGGAGATTGCTCCAGCAATCCTGATGATATTGACCATGCAGTACTGATTGTTGGATATGGATCACAAGGCGATGTTGACTATTGGATTGTGAAAAATTCATGGGGAACAACCTGGGGAATGCAAGGATACATATACATCAGGATGAACACGGGATTACCTTATGGTGTTTGTGCCATAAATGCAATGGCTTCTTATCCAACCAAACAATCCACTTCTCCACCCCCGTTTCCGACACCTGCTgtgccaccaccaccgccgccgccgcctccgcctagCCCTTCACCGGTTGTGTGCGGAGATATGTCATACTGCTCATCTGGAGAAACTTGCTGCTGCATATATGAATATTTCGGGTATTGCCTACTCTATGGTTGCTGTTCTTATGAGAATGCAGTATGCTGCACTGGGACTGATTACTGCTGTCCTCAAGACTATCCCATTTGTGGTGTACTTGGAATCTGCCTCCAG AGCAATGGAAATGTGATGGGTGTAGCAGCAAAGAAATTAAAGCTTGCCAAGCACAAGTTACCATGGACAAAGTTTGAAGAGGCAGCCAGCTTTTAG
- the LOC103987818 gene encoding CBL-interacting serine/threonine-protein kinase 12: protein MAEGSGSGSSRSNSRARALLLGRYEVGRLLGHGTFAKVYHARHAGTGESVAIKVLDKEKIMQSGLVAQTKREIAILRRVRHPNIVHLHEVMATKSKIYFVMELVRGGELFARVAKGRLPEPAARRYFQQLVSAVAFCHARGVFHRDLKPENLLLDDRGNLKVSDFGLSAVSDQIRQDGLFHTFCGTPAYVAPEVLARKGYDAAKADIWSSGVILFVLMAGYLPFHDHNLMAMYRKIHKGEFRCPRWFSADLVHLLSRLLDSNPATRITIPEIMDNRWFKKGFRQVKFYIEDDKFHRFDDIDTPPAPLPPPDEHSESESESETNSKPNCSTSNSSSISGGPRRGLGLPRPASLNAFDIISFSPGFNLSGLFEESGEEARFVSGEPVSKILSKLEEIAKVVSFTVRKKDCQVSLEGTKESEKGPLAIAAEIFELTPSLVVVEVKKKAGDQGEYEEFCNRELKPGLQNLMYDELSAGAANIASDTE, encoded by the coding sequence ATGGCGGAGgggagcggcagcggtagcagcagaAGCAATAGCAGGGCGCGGGCGCTGCTGCTGGGGCGGTATGAGGTGGGGCGGCTGCTGGGGCACGGCACGTTCGCGAAGGTATACCACGCGCGCCACGCGGGGACGGGCGAGAGCGTGGCCATCAAGGTGCTCGACAAGGAGAAGATCATGCAGAGTGGCCTCGTCGCCCAAACCAAGCGCGAGATCGCGATCCTCCGCCGCGTTCGCCACCCCAATATCGTCCACCTCCACGAGGTCATGGCCACCAAGTCCAAGATCTACTTCGTGATGGAGCTGGTTCGGGGTGGCGAGTTGTTCGCCCGCGTCGCCAAGGGCCGACTCCCCGAGCCCGCCGCCCGCCGCTACTTCCAGCAGCTCGTCTCCGCCGTCGCTTTCTGTCACGCCCGCGGCGTCTTCCACCGGGACCTCAAGCCCGAGAACCTCCTCCTCGACGACCGCGGCAACCTCAAGGTCTCTGACTTCGGCCTGTCCGCCGTGTCCGACCAGATCCGCCAGGACGGCCTCTTCCACACCTTCTGCGGCACCCCGGCCTACGTGGCCCCGGAGGTGCTCGCTCGCAAGGGCTACGACGCCGCCAAGGCCGACATCTGGTCCTCCGGCGTCATCCTCTTCGTCCTAATGGCCGGCTACCTCCCCTTCCACGACCACAACCTCATGGCCATGTACCGCAAGATCCACAAGGGCGAGTTCCGATGCCCCCGATGGTTCTCCGCCGACCTCGTCCACCTCCTGTCCCGCCTCCTCGACAGCAATCCGGCCACCCGGATCACCATCCCCGAGATCATGGACAACCGCTGGTTCAAGAAGGGCTTCCGCCAGGTCAAGTTCTACATCGAAgacgacaaattccaccgcttcgaCGACATCGACACGCCACCGGCACCCCTTCCGCCCCCGGACGAGCACTCCGAATCGGAGTCCGAATCAGAGACGAACTCGAAGCCCAATTGCTCCACCTCCAATTCCTCCTCCATAAGCGGCGGCCCGCGACGGGGGCTGGGGCTGCCTCGGCCCGCGAGCCTGAACGCGTTCGACATCATCTCCTTCTCCCCAGGGTTCAACCTCTCGGGTCTGTTCGAAGAGAGTGGGGAGGAGGCAAGGTTCGTATCCGGGGAGCCCGTCTCCAAGATCCTCTCGAAATTAGAGGAGATCGCCAAGGTGGTCAGCTTCACGGTGAGGAAGAAGGACTGCCAGGTGAGCCTGGAAGGCACCAAGGAAAGCGAGAAGGGCCCGTTGGCGATCGCGGCGGAGATATTCGAGCTCACGCCGTcgttggtggtggtggaggtgaaGAAGAAGGCCGGGGACCAGGGTGAGTACGAGGAGTTCTGCAACAGGGAGCTCAAACCCGGACTGCAGAATCTAATGTACGACGAGCTGTCTGCCGGAGCCGCCAACATCGCGTCCGATACCGAGTAG